A single region of the Selenomonas sp. oral taxon 920 genome encodes:
- the rpoD gene encoding RNA polymerase sigma factor RpoD, giving the protein MTVGAEQKKAPSADIIERLLAKGKKNGGTLTYGELIDALQKQDMSPDEMDDMYQRFSDEGVEIVDDAPSAAAEEPVDDDPPEKEEEVEIDLTVPEGISLDDPVRMYLKEIGHVPLLTAEEEVELAQRMEAGDESARHRLEEANLRLVVSIAKRYVGRGMLFLDLIQEGNLGLLKAVEKFDYSKGYKFSTYATWWIRQAITRAIADQARTIRIPVHMVETINKLIRISRQLLQELGRDPRPEEIAKEMGISVARVHEIMKIAQEPVSLETPIGEEEDSHLGDFIEDEAAPAPAEAASFMLLREQLEEVLETLTDREKNVLRLRFGLEDGRSRTLEEVGQSFGVTRERIRQIEAKALRKLRHPSRSKVLRDFLE; this is encoded by the coding sequence ATGACAGTGGGGGCGGAGCAGAAAAAAGCACCGAGCGCCGACATCATTGAACGCCTGCTTGCCAAAGGCAAGAAAAACGGCGGCACGCTGACATACGGCGAACTCATTGACGCACTGCAAAAACAGGATATGTCCCCCGACGAAATGGACGATATGTACCAGCGGTTCAGCGACGAGGGCGTTGAGATCGTTGATGATGCGCCGAGTGCGGCGGCGGAAGAACCCGTCGACGACGATCCCCCCGAGAAGGAAGAGGAAGTCGAGATCGACCTCACCGTTCCTGAGGGGATATCCCTCGATGATCCCGTTCGGATGTATCTGAAGGAGATCGGGCATGTACCGCTCCTTACGGCAGAGGAGGAGGTCGAACTTGCCCAGCGCATGGAGGCGGGCGACGAGAGCGCGCGGCACCGCCTCGAGGAGGCGAACCTGCGTCTCGTTGTGAGCATCGCGAAGCGCTACGTCGGACGCGGCATGCTCTTCCTCGACCTCATCCAGGAGGGCAACCTCGGCCTCCTGAAGGCGGTCGAGAAATTTGACTACAGTAAGGGGTACAAGTTCAGCACCTACGCGACGTGGTGGATACGGCAGGCAATCACGCGTGCGATCGCCGATCAGGCGCGCACCATCCGCATCCCCGTGCACATGGTCGAGACAATCAACAAGCTCATCCGCATCTCTCGTCAGCTCCTGCAGGAGCTGGGCCGCGACCCGCGCCCCGAGGAGATCGCAAAGGAGATGGGCATCAGCGTCGCGCGTGTGCACGAGATCATGAAGATCGCACAAGAGCCCGTTTCTCTCGAAACGCCGATCGGTGAGGAGGAGGACTCCCACCTCGGCGACTTCATCGAGGACGAGGCGGCACCCGCACCCGCAGAGGCAGCGTCCTTCATGCTCCTGCGCGAGCAGCTTGAGGAGGTCCTCGAGACGCTGACCGACCGCGAGAAGAACGTCCTGCGTCTGCGCTTCGGACTTGAGGACGGGCGGTCGCGCACCCTTGAGGAGGTCGGGCAGAGCTTCGGTGTGACGCGCGAACGCATCCGCCAGATCGAGGCGAAGGCCCTCAGGAAGCTCAGACATCCGAGCCGAAGCAAGGTGCTGCGTGACTTCCTGGAATAG
- the rpoD gene encoding RNA polymerase sigma factor RpoD, which yields MATAAVRMEREDVRETGNFDELVAKGKANGGTLTCGELIEAFDAWNITPDAMDGLYQRLSSDNIEIVDDTVVDEGTDDDALEPVDELDKEEAEIEIDLSVPEGVALDDPVRMYLKEIGRVPLLTAEEEVDLARRMEAGDMTARHRLEEANLRLVVSIAKRYVGRGMLFLDLIQEGNLGLLKAVEKFDYSKGYKFSTYATWWIRQAITRAIADQARTIRIPVHMVETINKYIRVSRQLLQELGRDPTPDEVAKHMGLSTARVREIMKIAQEPVSLETPIGEEEDSHLGDFIEDEAALDPADAASMMLLKEQISEVLKTLAPREAEVLRLRFGLEDGRSRTLEEVGQSFGVTRERIRQIEAKALRKLRHPVRLRKLQGNIDL from the coding sequence ATGGCAACGGCAGCAGTACGTATGGAACGGGAAGATGTGCGCGAGACGGGAAATTTTGACGAGCTTGTGGCGAAGGGGAAAGCGAACGGCGGGACACTGACCTGCGGAGAACTCATTGAGGCATTTGACGCGTGGAACATAACCCCCGATGCAATGGATGGGCTCTATCAGCGGCTCAGCAGTGACAACATTGAGATTGTGGATGATACGGTGGTTGACGAGGGGACAGATGACGACGCGCTCGAACCGGTCGATGAACTCGACAAGGAAGAGGCGGAGATCGAGATCGATCTCTCCGTTCCTGAGGGGGTTGCACTCGACGATCCCGTTCGTATGTATCTGAAGGAGATCGGACGCGTGCCTCTCTTGACGGCAGAGGAGGAAGTCGACCTCGCGCGGCGCATGGAGGCGGGGGATATGACGGCGCGGCATCGCCTCGAGGAGGCGAACCTGCGCCTCGTTGTGAGCATCGCGAAGCGCTACGTCGGACGCGGCATGCTCTTCCTCGACCTCATCCAGGAGGGCAACCTCGGACTCCTGAAGGCAGTCGAGAAGTTCGACTACAGCAAGGGGTATAAGTTCAGTACCTATGCGACGTGGTGGATTCGGCAGGCGATTACGCGTGCGATTGCCGATCAGGCACGTACGATCCGCATCCCCGTGCACATGGTGGAGACGATCAACAAGTATATCCGCGTCTCGCGGCAGCTGCTGCAGGAACTCGGGCGCGATCCGACACCCGATGAGGTGGCAAAGCACATGGGGCTGAGCACCGCACGCGTGCGCGAGATCATGAAGATCGCGCAGGAGCCCGTATCCCTCGAAACACCGATCGGTGAGGAGGAAGACTCCCACCTCGGCGACTTCATCGAGGATGAGGCGGCACTCGACCCTGCGGATGCCGCATCGATGATGCTGCTCAAGGAACAGATCTCGGAGGTGCTCAAGACGCTCGCTCCGCGTGAGGCGGAGGTGCTGCGTCTGCGGTTCGGACTCGAGGATGGGCGGTCGCGCACACTCGAAGAGGTCGGACAGAGCTTTGGCGTGACGCGCGAACGCATCCGCCAGATTGAGGCAAAGGCGCTGAGGAAGCTTCGGCATCCCGTGCGTCTGCGCAAGTTACAGGGAAATATTGACCTTTGA
- the dnaG gene encoding DNA primase has protein sequence MRDPRMEAFVQQVRAQTDILAVVQGYVPLKRKGGRYWGCCPFHNEKTASFSVVPADGFFYCFGCHAGGDAFKFISLIEHITWFEAVKRQAEQLGIPLPAEKRDPREEARLRELDDLRKVNALARDFFHNCLTMTHYGAAGRAYLAGRGITEAAIERCGIGFAPDAWAKLSDAFRKRGIPEHLLVTAGLAVKRERGGGVYDRFRNRVIIPIADERGRIVGFGGRALEGAMPKYLNTAETPVFNKRKLLYGLDRAHRAIASEGCAIVVEGYMDAIAAWEAGVANVVATLGTSFTEGHAALLLRRAPRIVFCYDSDAAGQEATLRALAAVRGRAAEVRVLLLPDGKDPDEYVRTHGAEAFRALVATAVPVPAFRLRHVRTHMADGVEGQNAALQAMLPVLAELDAVARGAYVRQTAAELFLDEGVVADALRKFLQRGGAEPAAPADLQRPVLRQADDAVRRAGRELLAAAWHTPDLLTEILSFIPRTDFPDELIGGILGAMAEHLQAGGALDADFIAEQPTAARDELMRTLAEEGRTDASYRGALATLRRAYLTAALARHTRRAEAMMQEGKAAYIDELNEVKKIQDEISRENLNE, from the coding sequence ATGCGTGACCCGAGGATGGAGGCCTTTGTGCAGCAGGTGCGCGCTCAGACCGACATCCTTGCCGTCGTGCAGGGCTATGTTCCTCTGAAGCGCAAGGGCGGCCGCTATTGGGGCTGCTGCCCCTTCCACAACGAAAAAACTGCGTCGTTCTCCGTCGTGCCGGCCGACGGCTTCTTTTACTGTTTCGGCTGCCATGCGGGCGGCGACGCGTTCAAGTTCATATCACTCATCGAGCATATCACATGGTTCGAGGCGGTCAAGCGGCAGGCGGAGCAGCTCGGCATCCCGCTGCCCGCAGAGAAGCGCGACCCGCGTGAGGAGGCACGGCTGCGCGAACTCGACGATCTGCGCAAGGTCAATGCGCTCGCACGTGACTTCTTTCACAACTGTCTCACCATGACGCATTACGGTGCGGCGGGGCGGGCCTATCTCGCGGGGCGCGGCATTACGGAGGCTGCGATTGAACGCTGCGGCATCGGGTTTGCGCCCGATGCATGGGCAAAACTTTCCGACGCCTTCCGAAAGCGCGGCATTCCAGAGCACCTCCTTGTGACGGCGGGGCTTGCCGTGAAACGCGAGCGCGGCGGCGGTGTCTACGACCGCTTCCGCAACCGTGTCATTATCCCGATTGCGGATGAGCGCGGGCGCATCGTCGGCTTCGGCGGGCGTGCACTCGAGGGTGCCATGCCGAAGTACCTCAATACGGCGGAGACGCCCGTTTTTAATAAGAGAAAACTGCTCTACGGCCTCGACCGCGCGCATCGTGCAATCGCGAGCGAGGGCTGTGCGATCGTAGTCGAGGGCTATATGGATGCGATTGCCGCATGGGAGGCGGGCGTGGCGAATGTTGTCGCAACGCTCGGCACCTCGTTCACGGAGGGACATGCGGCGCTGCTCCTGCGCCGTGCGCCGCGCATTGTCTTTTGCTACGACAGCGATGCGGCAGGGCAGGAGGCGACGCTGCGCGCTCTCGCAGCAGTACGCGGGCGCGCGGCTGAGGTGCGCGTGCTCCTCCTGCCGGACGGCAAGGATCCCGATGAGTACGTCCGCACGCATGGCGCGGAGGCGTTCCGTGCGCTCGTTGCGACGGCGGTGCCCGTCCCGGCGTTCCGTCTGCGCCACGTGCGCACCCATATGGCGGACGGGGTGGAGGGGCAGAACGCGGCGCTTCAGGCGATGCTGCCCGTGCTTGCAGAGCTGGATGCGGTCGCGCGCGGCGCGTATGTGCGGCAGACGGCGGCGGAACTCTTTCTGGATGAGGGCGTGGTTGCGGATGCCCTGCGGAAATTTCTGCAGCGCGGCGGAGCAGAGCCTGCGGCTCCTGCTGACCTGCAGCGTCCTGTCCTACGTCAGGCGGACGACGCTGTGCGCCGCGCAGGACGCGAGCTCCTCGCGGCAGCTTGGCACACTCCTGATCTTCTCACTGAAATTTTATCTTTTATCCCGCGCACGGATTTCCCTGATGAACTCATCGGAGGAATTCTCGGTGCGATGGCGGAACATCTGCAGGCGGGCGGTGCGCTGGATGCGGACTTTATCGCCGAACAGCCTACAGCGGCGCGGGATGAGCTCATGCGTACCCTTGCCGAGGAGGGGCGGACGGATGCCTCCTATCGGGGGGCGCTGGCAACCCTCCGACGGGCGTATCTGACCGCTGCGCTCGCACGGCATACGCGCCGTGCCGAGGCGATGATGCAAGAAGGAAAAGCGGCATACATTGACGAATTAAACGAAGTGAAGAAAATACAGGATGAGATCTCCCGTGAAAATTTGAACGAATAA
- a CDS encoding deoxyguanosinetriphosphate triphosphohydrolase, producing the protein MTVRERLEAQEDALLSPLAARSACAKRSHPMEECPFRTKFQRDRDRILHSKSFRRLKHKTQVYIVAGDHYRTRMTHTLEVAQISRTIARGLMLNEDLTEAIALGHDVGHTPFGHAGEAVVEEVTGHFAHNEQSLRMVEILERGGHGLNLTGEVRDGILNHTGKGMPTTFEGRIVRIADRIAYLCHDYDDSIRAGLLTPAELPAEVRDAFGTDTSAMITSMVSDMIVTSEARGDAALSEPVQRVMDAFRAFMFERIYHSKTLAHERAQAGFVLRALMDHFTVYFDTLPPEFIAREEKWGREQCVVDYVAGLTDSFAVSLFREIYIPPVDQMTIKPI; encoded by the coding sequence TTGACCGTTCGAGAGCGGCTTGAGGCGCAGGAGGATGCACTCCTCTCACCGTTGGCGGCACGCAGCGCATGCGCAAAGCGCAGCCATCCGATGGAGGAGTGCCCCTTCCGCACGAAATTTCAGCGCGATCGCGACCGCATTCTGCATTCGAAGTCGTTCCGTCGGCTCAAGCACAAGACACAAGTCTACATCGTTGCGGGCGATCACTACCGCACGCGTATGACGCACACCCTGGAGGTCGCGCAGATCTCGCGGACGATTGCGCGCGGGCTCATGCTGAATGAGGACCTGACGGAGGCAATTGCGCTCGGACACGATGTCGGGCACACGCCGTTCGGGCACGCAGGCGAAGCGGTCGTGGAGGAAGTCACAGGGCATTTTGCGCACAACGAGCAGAGCCTGCGCATGGTCGAGATTCTCGAGCGCGGCGGACACGGACTGAACCTGACGGGGGAGGTGCGCGACGGCATCCTGAATCATACGGGAAAGGGCATGCCGACCACGTTCGAGGGGCGAATTGTACGCATCGCCGACCGCATCGCCTACCTCTGTCACGACTACGACGACAGCATTCGCGCGGGACTCCTCACGCCTGCTGAGCTCCCCGCCGAGGTGCGGGATGCGTTCGGCACGGATACCTCGGCGATGATCACGAGCATGGTGTCCGATATGATCGTCACCTCGGAGGCGCGCGGCGACGCGGCGCTCTCAGAGCCCGTGCAGCGTGTGATGGATGCGTTCCGTGCGTTCATGTTCGAGCGCATCTACCACTCCAAGACGCTCGCGCACGAGCGCGCACAGGCGGGGTTTGTCCTGCGTGCGCTGATGGATCACTTTACCGTGTATTTCGACACGCTCCCGCCCGAGTTTATTGCACGCGAGGAGAAGTGGGGGCGTGAGCAGTGCGTGGTGGACTATGTGGCGGGGCTGACGGACAGCTTTGCGGTGTCGCTCTTCCGCGAGATATACATTCCGCCCGTGGATCAGATGACAATTAAGCCGATATAA
- a CDS encoding universal stress protein has protein sequence MMSKIKKILVPVDGSVGGCKAVDEALFIAEKCDAELDFVYVASNINKDIPSHIVFERIWEKLPGDRKARKHVKSGHIAKSILEVADEEQSDMIIMGSRGLGLLKGVLIGSVSQKVIEESKIPVMVIK, from the coding sequence ATGATGAGCAAGATCAAGAAGATTCTTGTTCCGGTCGATGGATCGGTGGGCGGCTGCAAGGCGGTTGACGAGGCGCTGTTCATCGCGGAAAAATGCGATGCGGAGCTCGACTTCGTCTATGTGGCGAGCAACATCAACAAGGATATCCCGAGCCATATCGTCTTTGAACGCATCTGGGAAAAGCTGCCGGGCGACCGCAAGGCGCGCAAGCACGTCAAGAGCGGACATATCGCAAAGAGCATCCTCGAAGTTGCGGATGAGGAGCAGAGCGATATGATCATCATGGGAAGCCGCGGGCTCGGCCTCCTCAAGGGGGTTCTCATCGGCAGCGTCAGCCAGAAGGTGATCGAGGAGTCGAAGATCCCCGTCATGGTGATCAAGTAA
- the radC gene encoding RadC family protein — protein sequence MHLRDLPAGELPRERLIERGAGALSDAELLAILLRTGRAGENVLELARGIVARFRETGLHEILAMPPAEFARIPGIGMAKAATVLAALELGRRAQRTAKRRPHIDAAEDVYELLRPRLTAEKREHFLVLPLSSKNEVLMVAEVSVGTLTNTLVHPREVFEPAIRCGAAHVILAHNHPSGDPVPSAEDHRITRVLREAGALLGIPVTDHVILGGAAFFSFSEEGML from the coding sequence ATGCATCTGCGTGATCTGCCCGCAGGTGAGCTGCCGCGTGAGCGCCTGATCGAACGCGGTGCAGGGGCGCTGAGTGACGCGGAACTGCTTGCGATTCTTCTCAGGACAGGGCGCGCGGGAGAGAACGTGCTCGAGCTCGCGCGCGGCATTGTCGCGCGCTTTCGTGAGACGGGGCTGCATGAGATTCTTGCGATGCCGCCAGCTGAGTTCGCACGCATCCCCGGCATCGGCATGGCAAAGGCGGCGACAGTGCTCGCAGCTCTTGAACTCGGACGACGTGCACAGCGCACGGCAAAGAGACGCCCGCACATCGACGCGGCAGAGGATGTGTATGAGCTGCTGCGCCCGCGTCTCACAGCGGAGAAGCGCGAGCATTTCCTCGTCCTGCCGCTCAGCTCGAAGAATGAGGTGCTGATGGTCGCGGAGGTGTCCGTCGGCACGCTCACGAATACGCTCGTCCATCCGCGTGAGGTGTTCGAGCCCGCGATCCGCTGCGGGGCGGCACACGTTATCCTTGCACATAACCATCCGAGCGGCGATCCCGTTCCAAGTGCGGAGGATCATCGGATCACGCGCGTGCTCAGGGAGGCGGGGGCGCTCCTCGGCATCCCTGTGACGGATCATGTGATCCTCGGGGGAGCGGCGTTTTTTAGTTTTTCCGAGGAAGGCATGCTGTAG
- a CDS encoding Maf family protein: protein MFILASASPRRRALLRQIGAQFVSITPAVDEVKDGERPRDTVICNALMKARKVAEEYPEHAVLGADTTVVLNGQSFGKPQDAAEARHMLSALEGREHTVLTGIAWVVDGRAYTDAAETIVRFAPLTQKEIAAYVATGEPMGKAGAYAIQGRAAIYIEELRGSFSNVVGLPLHAAAALARKAGVAMEDEDASA, encoded by the coding sequence ATGTTTATACTGGCATCTGCCTCGCCGCGCAGGCGTGCGCTTCTGCGGCAGATCGGGGCACAATTTGTCTCCATCACGCCCGCCGTGGATGAGGTGAAGGACGGGGAGCGTCCGCGCGATACAGTGATCTGCAATGCGCTGATGAAGGCACGCAAGGTGGCGGAGGAGTACCCCGAGCATGCCGTACTCGGCGCGGATACCACCGTCGTGCTGAACGGGCAGTCGTTCGGAAAGCCGCAGGATGCCGCCGAGGCACGTCACATGCTCTCCGCACTCGAGGGGCGTGAACATACGGTGCTCACGGGGATCGCGTGGGTCGTGGATGGCCGTGCGTACACGGATGCGGCGGAGACGATTGTGCGCTTTGCGCCCCTGACGCAGAAGGAGATCGCCGCCTATGTCGCGACGGGCGAGCCGATGGGCAAGGCGGGCGCGTATGCAATTCAGGGGCGCGCGGCAATCTACATCGAGGAGCTGCGCGGCTCGTTCTCAAACGTGGTCGGGCTGCCGCTTCATGCGGCTGCGGCACTCGCCCGCAAGGCGGGCGTTGCGATGGAGGACGAGGATGCATCTGCGTGA
- a CDS encoding SLC13 family permease, whose amino-acid sequence METLAAIIFVVMYMVIVSEKIHRTVAAMIGAVLMMLLGILSQEVALHHVDFETLGLLVGMMVLVGVTKETGLFDYVAIKAAKSAKAEPRRILVYLCLITALFSAFLDNVTTVLLMVPVTFSITKILKLDPMPYLLTQIIASNIGGTATLIGDPPNIMIGSAVKELTFVMFIEHLAPIAIISMVVVMFIMSAIYRKSLVTTPELQAELMQMDEKAAITDHGLLKRSLFVLGLTILGFFTHSFTHIESSLIALTGGFLLLLLAGGSEHLVEKAMHSVEWPTIFFFIGLFIAVGGLIEVGIIAQLAETAVEATGGDLTATALLILWMSAIISSVLDNIPFVATMIPLIQNMGAMGITNLEPLWWSLALGACLGGNGTLVGASANLIVAGMAAERGVHISFIRYFKIGFPLMLLTIVLSTVYVYVRYLI is encoded by the coding sequence ATGGAAACGTTGGCCGCGATTATTTTTGTTGTAATGTATATGGTGATCGTCTCGGAAAAGATTCACCGCACGGTTGCTGCGATGATCGGCGCGGTGCTCATGATGCTGCTCGGCATCCTCTCGCAGGAGGTTGCGCTGCATCATGTGGACTTTGAGACGCTTGGACTGCTCGTCGGCATGATGGTGCTCGTCGGCGTGACGAAGGAGACGGGGCTGTTCGACTACGTGGCGATCAAGGCTGCGAAATCCGCAAAGGCGGAGCCGCGCCGCATTCTCGTCTACCTCTGTCTGATTACGGCGCTGTTCTCGGCGTTCCTCGACAACGTGACCACGGTGCTCCTCATGGTGCCTGTGACGTTCAGCATCACGAAGATTCTGAAGCTCGACCCCATGCCGTATCTTCTGACACAGATCATCGCGTCGAACATCGGCGGCACGGCAACGCTCATCGGCGACCCGCCGAACATCATGATCGGCAGTGCGGTGAAGGAACTCACTTTCGTCATGTTCATCGAACATCTCGCGCCCATCGCGATCATCTCAATGGTGGTGGTCATGTTCATCATGTCCGCGATCTATCGCAAGAGCCTCGTCACAACGCCGGAACTGCAGGCGGAGTTGATGCAGATGGACGAGAAGGCGGCAATCACGGATCACGGCCTGCTGAAGCGTTCGCTCTTCGTGCTCGGGCTGACGATCCTCGGATTTTTCACACACTCCTTTACGCACATCGAGTCCTCGCTGATCGCACTCACGGGCGGATTCCTGCTGCTCCTTCTCGCGGGCGGCAGCGAGCATCTCGTGGAGAAGGCGATGCACTCTGTCGAGTGGCCGACGATCTTCTTCTTCATCGGGCTCTTTATCGCGGTCGGCGGGCTGATTGAGGTTGGCATTATTGCACAGCTGGCTGAAACTGCGGTAGAAGCAACCGGGGGTGACCTGACGGCGACGGCGCTGCTGATCCTCTGGATGAGCGCGATCATCTCATCTGTGCTTGACAACATTCCGTTCGTGGCGACGATGATTCCGCTGATTCAAAATATGGGCGCAATGGGGATTACAAACCTCGAGCCGCTCTGGTGGTCGCTCGCGCTCGGCGCGTGTCTCGGCGGCAACGGTACACTCGTCGGCGCATCGGCAAACCTTATCGTGGCGGGTATGGCGGCGGAGCGCGGCGTACATATCAGCTTCATCCGCTACTTTAAGATCGGATTCCCGCTCATGCTGCTGACGATCGTACTCTCGACGGTCTATGTGTATGTGCGTTATTTGATATAA
- a CDS encoding secretion protein HlyD: MFRPVKETNRTHSQSYVEDLSTKRGRKRCVKMAVLNLSVLP; this comes from the coding sequence ATTTTTCGTCCTGTCAAGGAGACAAACCGGACGCATAGCCAAAGCTATGTGGAGGATTTGTCGACAAAGAGAGGGCGAAAAAGATGCGTCAAGATGGCGGTGCTGAATTTATCAGTGCTTCCGTAA
- a CDS encoding DUF389 domain-containing protein, with product MICLIWDKLKDFFDLRGDTASVQEITERVNAGVQFRGTNLSVLILAIFIASIGLNMNSTAVIIGAMLISPLMGSILGIGYGLARYDSTYIRSSAGRLLAQVIISVAASTLYFFLTPIDKPTSELLARTSPAIWDVLIAVFGGLAGIIGVTRKEGGNVIPGVAIATALMPPLCTAGYGIATGVMAYTVGALYLFFINSFFICLTAFIVLKIIDIPSKIERNSVEFSRQKHYLMAFAVLITLPSCFFAYQSVQENLENEQAKIYIEENFKAPPRLAISYTLDNEKKMLTVFTIAGISEDDLTALTEKLHEKKYLRPFQLEVFSAETAEEREKMEAMIDQRLSEVDKSAIPSMQEQQTVTALKSAREESEKKGSYILDWNREARIVFPQISRIAVGSVQAPAPAADKSAALSETQIAFIYLQSDMDEASRARLTKWISDKAKNRVEVHFLPEVPPAEAKKGL from the coding sequence ATGATTTGTTTGATTTGGGATAAGCTAAAAGATTTTTTTGATTTGCGCGGCGACACTGCTTCGGTACAGGAAATTACAGAACGGGTCAATGCCGGCGTGCAGTTTCGGGGGACGAATCTCAGTGTCCTGATATTGGCGATCTTCATTGCCTCCATCGGTCTCAATATGAACAGCACGGCGGTCATTATCGGCGCGATGCTGATCTCTCCGCTGATGGGGTCGATCCTTGGAATTGGCTATGGGCTTGCCCGTTATGACAGCACATACATTCGTTCCAGTGCAGGAAGGCTGCTCGCCCAAGTGATCATTTCGGTTGCTGCATCGACGCTTTATTTTTTCCTCACACCGATCGATAAACCCACGTCGGAACTGCTTGCACGGACATCGCCGGCCATTTGGGACGTTTTGATCGCGGTCTTTGGCGGCCTCGCAGGCATCATCGGTGTAACCCGCAAAGAGGGCGGGAATGTCATCCCTGGTGTTGCGATTGCAACAGCTCTGATGCCTCCTCTCTGCACCGCAGGATATGGCATTGCAACGGGCGTTATGGCGTACACCGTGGGTGCACTCTACCTGTTCTTTATCAACAGCTTCTTTATCTGTCTGACGGCATTCATCGTCCTGAAAATCATTGACATTCCCTCCAAGATAGAGCGCAACTCCGTGGAATTTTCAAGACAGAAACACTACCTGATGGCCTTTGCAGTGCTTATCACGCTGCCCAGCTGTTTCTTTGCGTATCAGAGCGTGCAGGAAAATCTGGAGAACGAGCAGGCGAAGATTTATATCGAGGAGAATTTCAAAGCACCACCTCGTCTGGCAATCTCCTATACTTTGGATAACGAGAAGAAAATGCTGACAGTGTTTACGATTGCCGGAATATCGGAGGATGATTTGACGGCATTGACGGAGAAGCTGCATGAAAAGAAATACCTCAGGCCGTTCCAGTTGGAGGTCTTTTCTGCCGAAACGGCGGAAGAGCGGGAAAAGATGGAGGCGATGATCGATCAGAGACTCAGCGAGGTTGACAAAAGTGCCATTCCCTCTATGCAGGAGCAGCAGACCGTGACCGCACTCAAGTCTGCCCGCGAGGAAAGTGAGAAGAAGGGGTCTTACATCTTGGACTGGAACCGTGAGGCACGCATCGTATTTCCGCAAATCTCCCGCATCGCCGTCGGGAGTGTGCAAGCCCCTGCTCCGGCGGCAGATAAATCGGCTGCTCTGAGTGAAACGCAAATTGCGTTCATATATCTGCAATCGGATATGGACGAAGCGTCGCGTGCTCGCTTGACCAAATGGATTTCGGACAAAGCAAAGAACCGTGTAGAGGTGCACTTCCTCCCCGAAGTTCCGCCAGCAGAGGCAAAAAAGGGATTGTAA